GGCGAAAAACTGGATCTAAATCAATCAAATAGTAGAAACGTTTGATCACTGTCATACAAAACGCATGAAGTGTTGAAATATTCGCTTGCGGTAATAACACTAATTGCTTTACATAATGAGCCCGCAACTGATTATTATTTTCTTGATTAATACTTTGTCGAAGCGCTTTTTCAATTCGTTCTTTCATTTCACTTGCGGCAGCTTCGGTAAACGTAACAATAAGTAGACGATCAATATCCGCACCACTTTTCAATTTTTCAATCACACGTCGAACTAAGACAGTTGTTTTACCAGATCCTGCTGAAGCAGAAACCAATAAATTATCTCCACCGTCAAAAACGGCTTGCCATTGACGGTCTGTAAAGCGTTCATTTTCCGGTCTAACTGGAATTACTGAATTTGTTCTAGGCATCGCCGTTTTCCTCCTTAATATCTTCTAAAATTTTTGATTTTGATAAATTAGGAATTTCATGATAATCATTTTGCGTAAGCATCACATCAAAACCACATAGACTGCGAAAAGGACAAAAATTACATGCTTTTTCACCATTATTTTTTTTATAAGGATTCAAAGTAATTTCACCTGTCACAATATTTTCAGCGGCATTTTTCATTAAATTGCGGTTATGTTGTCGTAATAATTCCAACTCTTCTGCTTGATAAAAAGCTGTTGAATTACTTTCTTTAGTCAAGATACCGTCTTTATTACTTAAAATTGGATAAATAGTGGAACGTTCCTTTATATCTAAGGTATTATCCAAAAGTGGATATAATTCACTGTCTTCTGCGAAAATCCCCTTATATTTATATGCCTTCAATACTTCAGCCAAGCTCGCTTCTTCTGCTTTTAGTACCGGATCATGAATTCGCATATAGTAAGCACCCGCAGCTTTCACATCACGTGTACCTACTAATTCAGCCGCATTTACCAATGCCACATCTAAATAAGTCAGCAATTGCATTGCTAAGCCAAAGTAAGCATCTGTTAAATTGAAGTCTTTTGTACCCGATTTGTAATCAATAACCCCAAGCCAGGTATGATCATTGGATTGTGCTGTATCCAAACGATCAATTTTCCCTCGCACTGCCAATTTTCCGCCTGTTGATAAAGAAGCTTCAATGCCTTTAATCCCATTAGTTCCAGCTAATTGACCAAATATAATTTCCGTTGCTAACGGGGTCATTTTGGTCCGCTGACTTTGTTTATGCAACGCCCAGATTACTTTTTTTATTGTCTTGCCTAAACGGTAACGTAAATAATGCATTCGGGCAGAACTCTGTAAAATCATAAATCGAGGCTCAGCAAAAATCTGTTGTAAAACAGTGTCGATTAATTGTTGTGCTTCTTTTTCATCCAACTCTACTAATAACTTCTGTTTTGCAAAAACAGCTTGCAAAAATAAATCCAATGCGTCATGGAACAGCGTCCCTGTTGTAAGAGCGTCTAAGCCAAATAATTCCCGCTCTTTCAACCGTAATCCGTAATTGGCAAAATAACGGTAACTACACTGATAAAAACTTTCCATTTGAGAAATTGAAGAGTATAAGTCTTTACCATAAAGCTTTTCTGCCACATCTTTTGGTAATGTTACCGGAACATTAATGTGATTGCGACTTTCAAAAGCGCGCCGTGCTAATTTTTTATAAGATGAGCTAAGCAATATATTTTCCAAAGTCCGCCATTTTGAGCTTAACTCCACCTTTTCATCTTTAGCAAGACGATATAATAAATTCAATTGCCCAACCAAATTACGATAAGTCGAGACAAAATTTTCCGGTTCACTTACTAAAGTTAATTCTTCTAACGCTATAACCTTTAAGTCACCTTGCGCAACAAAACGTTGCAAATACGGCGATATACGTAAATTTTGTTCCGTATCATGATTGGTAGCATAACTTAAGAATAGTTCATCGCAAGCGGATAAAAAGACTTTGTACGCAACAAAAGGTGCTTTGGCCACGCTTTCTGTCCTAAGATCTCGTAGTTGTTTTTCACTTGTTAAACGAGTATTTAAAATCTCTCTGTCTTCTACCGTTAATAGACTGTCATCTGAAACCAGAGTAGGAAAATTCTTATCGTTTAAACCAATAGCAAAAGTAATTTTTGCTTGGCCAATCCGAGCTAAATCTAGCTGGTTTAACTGAATCTGATCAATAGCAGAAGGAACTTTCCCATAAAAAGTACTATCCAGTCCCGTGGTAAAAAGTAAGCTAAAATTCGCTAAATTAAAAGGATCTTCTCCGTAAATTTCAACATAATCATCCATGAGCGCCATCAAAGCTGACCATGTTTGTTCATGATTGCGCCCCAGTTCCAAGTTGCCAGCTGCAATATCTTTTTCACGCCAATCTTTAATTCGCTCATCTACTTTAATCGCTATTAAAAACTGATACAGTTTTTCGACAGCTTCTTTTGCTGTTTTACTTTTTTGTAAACGTTGCAAAAATTCTGCAATTTTAGCGGCAAAAGCCCTCCGTAGTCGATTGCTTTGTCGCGTCAATTCGTCAGCATCTTCTTGTTCTGTATTTTCAAAATCATATTGAATGATTTGCCAATCTTCTTTACGCGTCCAAAAACTCCCTTGAAAATTGAATTTTAAAGCAATATTTTCCGTCTGATCTACAATATTGCGATAAGTTTGCAAGCCGTCATTTTGCTCTTCAAAAAAATAATCCGGAATAAACAGTTCTGTTTTTAAAAGTCGCATAATATCACTTAAACGATAATGATACTCACCTAGAGCAAATAGCGCCTGTAAAAATTCTACTAAGGGATGCTGCGCCATGGAAATCTGCTGATCCAAATAAAAAGGAATGGCTAATTCATTAAAAACTGGTGCAATCAAATGTCCATATGTTTCTAGATCATTGGTTAGGATTTGAATATCTTGATAGCGATATTGTCCACTAGCAACCAGCTTTCGGATTTCAGTGGCCACACGGTTAACTTCATCGGTCGGTTTTAATGCTTGCCAAAGATGAATACTTTCTTTTGGCAAAGCAAAAGTAGCGCCATCACCTCCGTTTTGGGTTTTACGCCAAAAACTTTCTACTGCTTCCTGCAAAGTATCTTCCTTTGACGGTGCAGCTTTTAAATCAATTAAAATTTTTGTCCCATTTTCACGGGCAGTTTGTAAAAGCTGATAATAAATCTTTCCGGTATCATGGAATAAATCTAAAGACTCCGGTGGATTTTCTACGTACGCCTTATCTAATACTAAATCTAATAAAACATGACCATTTTTAGCGAGTGTTGTTAATAAGCAGCGTTCTTGAGCATAAAGTGTTTGAAAATCAGTAGCAATAAATAACGTTTTACTTAAATCAGGCGGACCAAAAAGGCTGCTACTATTTTCACCATTTAAATAAGCCGTCAACAAAGCTAAGGGATCTACTACCTGTAATTCACGCTTTATTAATTCTGCTTCATATTGTGACAAAACTAAACTTAATTCGGCAAATTTCAAACGCTGATCCGCATTTGCTTCCACCCCAGACAAAGTGGTAACCAAATCTTCTGGTGTGAGATTACCTACTTTTAATTCTTGATATAACCCTAATAACTTAGTCGAAAAACCTAATTTTTCAACTTCACCACGATACAGTAATAAATCTTCTTTACTTTCTTCCAATACTTTTTGCAACAGCATCAGACTACCAGCCTCTGAAAGTGTTTGGTTGGCTAATTGTCCCGTTTTTTGCAGATAAAACCAAGCTAAGCGGTAAAAACTAAAAACTTGAGCACGAATTGTTGAAAAAGAAGTCGTATCTTCTGGTTTCAACGCTTTTAGAATCTCTTGTTCTTGTTCAAACTTATTGTAGTTAGGCACCAAGAAAAAGACTTGGTTTTCTGTATCTTGATTCAACCATTCTTGGGCTTTTTTTATATACGATTGGCGATGATCTAAAGCACCATTGCCAATTAGAAATTGTAAAGTCATGTCAAACTTCCTTTCTTGGAAAAAGCAATTGAAGTTGTCTTGTTACTAGCCTAGTATAACAAAAAAAAGCTGACAACTTGAACGCATTCGTTCAATTATCAACTTTATTTTCACTCTTAAACATTACTTATTTATTAATAAATCCAATTTCTTTTAAAGGCCAAAAAACAAATTTGACATCTCCAGAAACTGTACTCTCATCAATAAATCCAATGGAGCGTGTGTCTTTTGAAATCCGTCGATTATCCCCTAAAACTAAAATTTTACCCGCGGGTACTTTTTCAAATTTAAAACTGGCTTCTTGATTTGGACTTAATGTTAACGGCATTCCATCAGTCAATTGTTTTTTGTACTCAGCTAAATAAGGTTCTGCAACCTTTTTTCCATTAATAAATAGTTGATCATTTTGATAACTAATTTCATCTCCTGGTAAGCCAATTACTCGTTTAATATAGTATTTGTCTGGTTCATCTGGTGCGGGAAAAGTTACAATATCAAACCTTTTCACTTTAGTATTTAACAACGCAATTACCCGTTCTCCATCTTGCAAGGTAGGGTCCATTGAATCCCCTTTAACAACTACCGGTGTAAAAATAAATAAACGTACTGCTACTAATATCACAACTAAGCCAATTAAAAAGAGTGCTGATTTGAGCCATTCATAATTTTTATTTTTCAAACGTGTTATCCTTCTTCCTCATATTTTCCTAAATTAATATTACCATAGTGTCCTTTTTTCACCAAAATTTGCGACTAGTAATAAGAAAAATTTAAATGAGCATATTAGTTTACTAACTAAATGTAAGTATGTATACTAACGGTGTTACTTAATTAAAAAAAGGTGGTTATTACATGTCAAACTTTTTAGAAGCAATTAAAAATCGTCGTTCAATCTACGCATTAGGACGCAACGTTGAACTTAAGGAAACAGAAATTGAAAATCTTATTAAAGAAGCAGTTAAATATAGTCCTACTGCATTTAACGCACAATCTCCCCGTGTCGTAATCTTGTTTGGGCAAGCACACGAAAAATTATGGGAAATGACTGAAGAAGCGTTAAAACCGCTAACACCTGCAGAAGCATTTCCTAACACACAAGCAAAATTAGCTGGTTTTAAAGCCGGTTTTGGTACAGTTTTATTCTTTAAAAACACAGATACAGTAAAAACTTTACAAGAACAGTTTGCTTTATATGCTGATAACTTTCCTGATTGGGCAGAACAATCAAACGGAATTGCAACAGCAAATACTTGGACTGCCTTAGAAGAAGCAGGTCTTGGTGCCAACCTTCAACATTACAACCCAGTAATTGACGCAGCAGTTGCAAAAGAATGGAATATTCCTGAAAATTGGCAATTACGCTCTCAATTAGTATTCGGTTCAAAAGAAGCCGAAGCTGGTGAAAAAGAATTTTTAAGTGACGACGAACGTTTCTTAACTTTTAAATAATTTAAACACAAAAATAGACTAGCCGCTAAACAATTGTTTGGCGCTAGCCTATTTTTTTTCGTCTAATAAAATGTCAATTGGCGTCCCTTCTTTTAAATGTGTTGCTAAAAATTCTACAATTTCTTCTAACGGTTCGTTTAAAACAAATAATGGACCACGCATACCCCGTCTAAAAAAATTCACTTTTACTTGATTTTTAGTTTTTAACAAAACGATTCGGTCAACTTCAGTATATGGAATACCTCTTTTATCCATTGGGTTAACACTAATATGATTTTCAGCAAAGCCTTTAGCATCTATTAAAAAACTTAAAATGATTAACCCTGCTAGAATGCCCCGAACATTCTCATCTAAAGTTGTCGGATTCACTATAACCATGAGAATAGCGCCCAAGCCTAAAACTAGAATTAAATAAAAGCTCGTAGATTTACGTCTAGATTTAAAGATAATTTCTCTTTCTATTAAGAATAAGTACGCAAACAACACCAGCACAAAAATTAACAGTAAAATTGTAAATGTTGCCAACTATTCTCCCCTCCTTTTACTTTAATCTTACCATAAAAACGTTACCAGCAAAATTCGAAGTACCCTATCTTCAGAGAAAAGAAGCTACTATTTTCTTTATTTCTTAAATTTCGATACAATAAGAAAAGAAGAAAAAAGATAGAGGAGTGTTAATATGGATAATTTTTTTAAAACATTTCGGGAAAACTTATTGTTAAGTGGGATTGGCTATAGTATTTTAGGTGTTTTAATCTTGATCAAACCAGAACCTTTCTTCAATATAATCGTCTACATTTTCGCAGCTTTCTTTGGCGTTATGGGTATTATTAACTTAATCAACAATCAGCGCGCAAAAAAAGGGGGGTATTCTAGCTCTCAACTAACAACGGGTATTCTACTCTTAGTAGCTGCCTTGTTAATTTTGATTTTTGCTAAGGGAATTGTTTCTATTATTCCCTTTTTCCTAGGGCTATTTATTCTAATCAGTGGAATTACCCAATTGATGCAGGAATTACAATTAAAAAAAGACGGCGTAGCTCGCACTGGATGGTTTATTTTTAGCATCTTAATGATTATCGCCGGTGCATTACTCTTATTTAATCCATTTCGTAGTGTTTTACTCGTTTTCCAAATTTTCGGTGGATTATTAGTTGTCTTAGGCGTTTCGCGCTTAATTGATTTTTTCCGTTTAAGAAATCTTTAAAATCATCATTATGACAATCTTTTTAAAGTTTTTCGCCGCTTTTTTTAATCATTCCCCGTTATAATACTGTTGTTATCAGCGAATACGGGAGGTGAAAATATGCCAATTGAAAAAAGCCAACTAAAGCAACAACCTGTAATTATCGTAAAAGACGATCGGGGGCAGATATTAAGAAAAGTTTCTGTAAAAGAATGGATGGAAAATCATCCTTTTGATAATACCAAAGAAGATTTTGAATTAAAATTGTATCGTGAAGCTTTAAATTATTTTTATTTAAAGAATTATGATCAAGCAGAAGATTTATTAATTTATCTTTGTGAAGGAACCGCTTATCAGCGTTATGAATATACAGAACGCTTAGCCACTTTGTATCACACCCAAAATCGTTTGGATAAAGAACGGTGTATTTTACTCCTTGCCAAAAGAGCCCAGGAAAAAAATAACGCTCCAAAAGAGTTACTCCATCGGATTACAAGACGTTTGAGTAAAGTTGACGAACTACTCAACCACTATCAAAAAACTAACAATCTTTTAGTTTTAAATTAAAAATAGCTCACTGGCTGATTACAACTCAATCATCTAGTGGGCTATTTTTTACTCTTAGTCTTTATTTTTCAGCTGAACTACCACTTTTTACTATTTGACTGGTACCGTCAGCATAATTTAGTTTCACATTATCTTGAACATTAAAAATATAAACATTAAATTGAATGGTATCGCTATTTACTGACTGCGCCATTAAATGAACCCCGCGTGCTAAAAGTTCGTTATTGCGAAATATGGGTGTTACTTCATAACGGACAAAATGATCTTTATCTTGCTCCAAATAATACTTAATATCCATTTCAAAGCGTAACATTTCAGGGTTATTAAGTTGGCGCGTACCAGTAATCAAATTCTGCCAATTTGCGTTCTCTCCTGCTAAAGCAAATCCAATTAAATGAGAACGATTATACAAATAGCTACCGCCTATTTTTTTATTTCGCCAACCAGTAGGTGTTACTTTTGAAATATCACCACGCTTTTTTGTGGGCATCAAACTTTGATTTAGTAACGCTTCAGCCCCAGTTGCTCGATTCAACGTATCCAGTGGATAGTATTTTTCCCATGCACCTTCTTTAGTAGATAATTCTGCCTTTGAAAAAGTTGGGCGACCATGATTAATTTCAATCGTTTGTTGCCCATCAAAATTTAACAGCGCTAATTTATTTTTTAAAGCCTGTAGTTTAGCACTACTCTGTTGGCGACTATTCTGTTTTGAATCATTTTTTGTCGAATCGACTGTCTGAGACGTTGCGTCAAAAAGATCTGATTGTGACTCGCTTGTAGTAATTATTGTGGATTCTGCTGTATCTTTATCTTTATTTGTAACCTGCTGTTGATTAACTGGCTCTAACAGTCCGCTTCCTGTTAATAAAGCGACTACTGCTGTAGCCATTAAAACTAAACTCGGCTTTTTTTTACGCTGCCTTTTTATAGCTTGAATCAAAAAAATAATCCCGATGATTATTCCCAATAGGCCACCTAATATTAAAATAGTATCCATCTGTTTCCTTCTTTTCTATAAATTTAAATCACCTTTATACACTAGCAAATGGCTTTTTAGAAAACAAGCAGAAATATTCCACTCCTTGTATTTTTTCTTTTCATCTGCCAAAAATTACTAGTCCTTTTCCTTGAAATAAAAATTTCATTGACATAAAATAAATCATAGTTTCAATTTATGCGGAGTTGGTGGAACGGCAGACACGTATGCTTCAGGCGCATATGTCCATGATGGACGTGAGGGTTCAAATCCCTTACTCCGCATTTTTATGAGTAAAATAATTCCAAGTTTTTGTCGCAAGATTACTGTACTGAAGGAAAATATTTTATTCCTAAGCATTTTTTAACCAATACAAATTAGTTAGGAGAAATTTTATGCCATTTATCGCTATTTTAATTGATGCCTTAACTTTAGGCGCTTATTTTTTACAACTAAATAATAATTCTAATACCTTGCGTTTTTTAGGATTGATTTTTCAGGGAGTAATGACAGTTCTATTACTACTGTTGCTAATTGGTTATCATGGCAAACGGCACACGGGCTATCGACCGGAAGGATATTCGTATTTCACCATTCGTTTTGGTATAATGGTATTTTCTTTTCTAATTAATGCCATTGTCCTGTTCCTTTATATTTTAAACTTCATTGGAGCGAATAATCTAATTTTTTCTAATTTCTAATAAGTATTAATTATTTTATAAGTTCTATCTTAAAATAATTAGTCTGCTAATAATCTGTTATACTTAATCCTACGCGAAAAATATTGTTATGCGATAGATTAATTTATTTCGTTGAATTTAATCAAACTGGCGTAACTTAGGAGTTACATGGATGTATTAGAGGTTAGGGAATACATCGTTTAAACGAGAAATAACTTGAATTTTTAGTAATAGTCTTGATCCAACCTTAAATAATAATATTGATTAGTCAGATAGCCTTCTCTAGTAATAGAGAGGGCTATTGTCCATTTTAAAGAACTTTTTTGTTTTTTTCTTTACAAAACAAACGCGTGTTCGTATAATTAAGTTATCAAATTAGTTGGAAGTGATTTTATTGTCCTCTTATCAAGATCGTAAACTATTAAAATGGAATGGTTTTTATTTATCAGAACACACTCGTCAGTTAGCCGTGTCAAAAGCAAAAAAGGTACATATCTGGCCTGCTAAAATTGCGATGGACAAAAGAAGAATCGACCAAATCTTATATGAAGCCCAGTTGAAAGATCGCTGGATTGCCATTCAAAAAGAAGAAGTAGACGAGGAAGGCCACTATTTTCCTGATATTATCGGCAAAATACAAGGCTATGATGAATTAGGAATTTATCTTGCAAATCAAAAAGTTGATTACGATGAAATAAGAAATGTCGCTTTTACAACTGTGCCAAAATGGTCCGAATTGGAGGAATAGTGATGATGAATTTAAAAGGTACTGTTCATCAAATCAAAATCTTAAAAATATCTGATCAGCCTTTGGTCTACTTTCAATTAAATGACTTTCATTGCCTAATTGCTACCCATGCGCTGAATTTTTTAGCCGATGTAGCTATCGGCAGTACAATTAGAATTGCGGGTTATTATAACTCACGTAAGCAGTTTATCGTAAAAAAATATAGTCTCCTTGGGAAATCACAAATTGTTATTGCATTTGAAAACAGCTTATATCCGCCTAAACATATTTAATTTCTAACTGAAAAAAGAAGCATTTTACTGCTTCTTTTCGTAGATTGTTTCAATTATTTGATTAGCTAAATAAAATACACGATCATGACTCTTTGGTCGCGGCGATGCTGCATTAAGCCAATCCAGTCCCTCCAAGGGAATGCCATAGCAAAAAATATGAGGCTGCAGTTTTCCTTTACTGTCAATTATTTGATGTGTCTGGCGATGAACTAATAGCGCCCCTGTCTCATGTTTCTCTCCTTCAAAAATAACAATATGAGGGGCTAAGTAGCCTTTGTCACGCATTTTGTTGATTAGTGGATTTTTCGTTTTTGCTAAATCCGTCTTTGGTAAGCGCGCTTCAATTAGATTTTTTCCTTTAAAGCAACGCTTTTTATCTTTTTTACTGTATGCAATAAATTCTCCATTCTTTTGTTCTACTACCATCTCAGGGGCTAAAAAATCGACAAAGCCAGCTTTATAAAAAGCTGCTAGTTGTTTTTGTCGAATAACAGGCGCACCAATTGCTAAAAAGCTGTAGCTTCGATTAAAATCTCCCCAAAAATCTTGATAATATTCTTTTGGCGCAAATTTTTCATGATCTAACATATAATTAAAAGGCGCCTGGAGTTCTTTAAACGTATCTATTGCCGCGGCAATTGCACCTCTTTTATTTCCTAGTTCTGCTTGTTTAATATCTTCTTGTAAATAATTAAAAATGAATTCAGAAAAATCTGTTGCAGGAATATCTTGAGCAGGGTTCAAAAGTTTGTCCCAATCTAATTTATAATGCTTTGGAATGCAGTATTTTTTCAAAAGTGTATTGGTATCTTGTTTCTGATAATCAAACAAAAATTTGACCATATCAACGTTACTGTTCTTAAGAGCTATTTTGTAATAAACCAATTCCGCTTCTTTTTTTAATCTATCAACTATCTCTGTGACGGACCCTTGGAATTGGGTCATAAATTTTTTTGTTAGAATTTGTGGCTGTGCCTCTTCTCCAGGCAATTTTTGATTGATTGGGCGTGCACGATAAGGCACGCCTCTACCCGAACCAACGATAACTTTTTCTTCTCTACCTGAGGGCTGATAAATTATTTCACCTTCTTTTTCAATAAACTTGCCTCCCCATTTATTGACCAATAAAGATAAGTAGTCATAAAAACTCAGTCCTACCCCTCGAATAATGATAGCCCCTTGTACCAAATTTTCTAATGGCACATCAACAGGATTAGCTGGACCCTGATAGAATAATTTATTGGCTTTTGCGAAAGTTCGATTTTTTTTCTCTTCTTTACTATCTTGATTGGATGCGTGTCCTGTTGCCAAAATTACATCTGAAACAGGATATGTCTTTTCTCCTGTTAAAATGATTTTATCTGCTACAACTGTTAAATCTATGATTTTTTCTTTCATAAAATGTACCGTAACAGATTCTGGTATTTTCTTTAAGATTTCAGAAAAAAACCACCGCTGATAGATCCCGTAATACCGACGTGAACAATAATCATTTTTAGCCAAATTTGTCTCAAAGAGAAATTCTTCTTCCGCTAATAAATTTAGTGAAGCTAAAAAATCTATTGCTTCATTTTGACTCCATTCTCCAAGATTAGGCCCTTCATCTTCTGAAAATAGTGTTACGTGTTGCATGACCGTATTCATTATCACTTCACTACTTTGATTGCTACGCCATACTTTGCCTCCTGGTCCATGAGGATCAAAAATTAAAATGGTTACTTCTTCATTAAGTGCGACTGCTTTTTTAACTAAAGTATTTAAAGCAATTAACCCAAACGGTCCACCACCGATAATCGCAATTTTTTTCATTTCTTGTCCTCCTTTTTATTATGAAATAGTTGAAAGTAATCATTTTCTTACCTATCTAATTTGATTTATTATCAGGTCAGCTATTCTATATGTTTTTATTTACTACTCTTAGATTAAAGAATAATGGTAGCGCATGCAAATCTAAACTCTAATTATAAAAAAATGAGCCCAGAATTGGACTCATCTTTTCTTATGCAATCTTTTCAGTTCGGATAAAATAACCTTCTGTTGATTCACTAATTTGATTTAGAATGTGAAAACCCTCTTCTTCATCATAGCGAGGCACTTCAAATAGCAGCACCTGTTGTCTTCTTTGCGGAACACCAATAATTAATTCATCTGAAACCATGTGCATTGCCATAATATTAGAAATTTGTCGTCCTAATTTAGACAACTCCTGCACATTTTTATCTAAACGCCATTGCGAATTATTCATTAAACGCAAACTACTAACCAAAATACCACTCTTGATTGTCTTCTCAGCTATAACAGGACGCCACATTTAAGCCACCTGCTGACTAAGAAGATACTCTTCAATTGTAATTGGCGAATCACTTGCTACAGTTACGGTTATTAAACTACGAAATTTTGTTGCAACTTTCTTTAAATTTTCGGCTTCTTTTAAGGTACAATCGATGTAAAAAATGACACCATCATACTCTTCTTCAAAGTTAGTTAAAAACTTTTCAGCTTGTATCAGCCACTCATCTTTATGTGTTAAACTTTCATAAAAAATAACTTGTTTGTTACGCAAATAATTTTCAGGCAACTTATTAGGAAAACCAACCACTGCAATTTTTTCTCCTGTATGGTGTCGTTTTATGTGTTCCCACACATGATTTATTTTTCGTGCATTTCCTTTGATTATATACATTTTCGCTACTCCTTAATTTTTGATTATTTTCTTATGACGGCAATAGCTTACCATCCCTTGTCCTTCTTGCAAGACTATCACCTCCTCTAATCCCAAATAAGTAATAACGACTACTTACAACACTATCAAATAAATTATTTAAAGCAACTATCGTAAGAAAACGGTAAATAACTTTCTTACCAAGTTCTTATATACTTCCTTCAAAAAGTAAAATAAGAACGATGCCAGTTGGTCTTAGTACAAAAAAACTACCCAAAGGATTGTATCTTTGGGTAGTTTTTTTCAGTTATCATATTTTCCATCATTACTAAATACAAAAAATACTAATAGCCCCACACCTATTATGGAACAAGCAGCACCAAGTAACGGAACAACTTTCCCCATCTCAGTCACAGTCATAAGAATTGAGCCACCCACAAAGAGAAAACCTGACGCAAGTAGATTTTTCATAATACACTCCTTTGTAAGACAGGACGGTTTAGCGAATTTTTTCTTGTAGGAAATTGGTACAATTATTATACCTGATTCTTTTATTCGTAAACAATTATACTGCTTATGCTTATATCTTATTTAAGCTATCATCAAAATAGAATGTTCAACGCTATTTAACTGTTTAAAAAATGAACTAATTTTTTAAACGTCTTTTCAGCTTCTGGTTTATTAAAATCAAACTGATATTCATGACCTAATTCTGGTTTGTCATAAGAAATCTTTGTTACTGACAAATTTTGCTTTTTCAAAGCATCAACAGTCTTATCCATCTGTTTTGTAAACGTCTTTTGATTACCATCAGTGAAAAAGAAGTCTTGGGAAAACTCTTTTGCGTGTTTTGCCAAAGATAAATTTTTGATTTCTTCCCTATTTGAAAAATTTTTAT
The genomic region above belongs to Enterococcus saigonensis and contains:
- a CDS encoding nitroreductase family protein: MSNFLEAIKNRRSIYALGRNVELKETEIENLIKEAVKYSPTAFNAQSPRVVILFGQAHEKLWEMTEEALKPLTPAEAFPNTQAKLAGFKAGFGTVLFFKNTDTVKTLQEQFALYADNFPDWAEQSNGIATANTWTALEEAGLGANLQHYNPVIDAAVAKEWNIPENWQLRSQLVFGSKEAEAGEKEFLSDDERFLTFK
- a CDS encoding HdeD family acid-resistance protein — protein: MDNFFKTFRENLLLSGIGYSILGVLILIKPEPFFNIIVYIFAAFFGVMGIINLINNQRAKKGGYSSSQLTTGILLLVAALLILIFAKGIVSIIPFFLGLFILISGITQLMQELQLKKDGVARTGWFIFSILMIIAGALLLFNPFRSVLLVFQIFGGLLVVLGVSRLIDFFRLRNL
- a CDS encoding DNA/RNA non-specific endonuclease, with amino-acid sequence MDTILILGGLLGIIIGIIFLIQAIKRQRKKKPSLVLMATAVVALLTGSGLLEPVNQQQVTNKDKDTAESTIITTSESQSDLFDATSQTVDSTKNDSKQNSRQQSSAKLQALKNKLALLNFDGQQTIEINHGRPTFSKAELSTKEGAWEKYYPLDTLNRATGAEALLNQSLMPTKKRGDISKVTPTGWRNKKIGGSYLYNRSHLIGFALAGENANWQNLITGTRQLNNPEMLRFEMDIKYYLEQDKDHFVRYEVTPIFRNNELLARGVHLMAQSVNSDTIQFNVYIFNVQDNVKLNYADGTSQIVKSGSSAEK
- a CDS encoding PD-(D/E)XK nuclease family protein; this encodes MTLQFLIGNGALDHRQSYIKKAQEWLNQDTENQVFFLVPNYNKFEQEQEILKALKPEDTTSFSTIRAQVFSFYRLAWFYLQKTGQLANQTLSEAGSLMLLQKVLEESKEDLLLYRGEVEKLGFSTKLLGLYQELKVGNLTPEDLVTTLSGVEANADQRLKFAELSLVLSQYEAELIKRELQVVDPLALLTAYLNGENSSSLFGPPDLSKTLFIATDFQTLYAQERCLLTTLAKNGHVLLDLVLDKAYVENPPESLDLFHDTGKIYYQLLQTARENGTKILIDLKAAPSKEDTLQEAVESFWRKTQNGGDGATFALPKESIHLWQALKPTDEVNRVATEIRKLVASGQYRYQDIQILTNDLETYGHLIAPVFNELAIPFYLDQQISMAQHPLVEFLQALFALGEYHYRLSDIMRLLKTELFIPDYFFEEQNDGLQTYRNIVDQTENIALKFNFQGSFWTRKEDWQIIQYDFENTEQEDADELTRQSNRLRRAFAAKIAEFLQRLQKSKTAKEAVEKLYQFLIAIKVDERIKDWREKDIAAGNLELGRNHEQTWSALMALMDDYVEIYGEDPFNLANFSLLFTTGLDSTFYGKVPSAIDQIQLNQLDLARIGQAKITFAIGLNDKNFPTLVSDDSLLTVEDREILNTRLTSEKQLRDLRTESVAKAPFVAYKVFLSACDELFLSYATNHDTEQNLRISPYLQRFVAQGDLKVIALEELTLVSEPENFVSTYRNLVGQLNLLYRLAKDEKVELSSKWRTLENILLSSSYKKLARRAFESRNHINVPVTLPKDVAEKLYGKDLYSSISQMESFYQCSYRYFANYGLRLKERELFGLDALTTGTLFHDALDLFLQAVFAKQKLLVELDEKEAQQLIDTVLQQIFAEPRFMILQSSARMHYLRYRLGKTIKKVIWALHKQSQRTKMTPLATEIIFGQLAGTNGIKGIEASLSTGGKLAVRGKIDRLDTAQSNDHTWLGVIDYKSGTKDFNLTDAYFGLAMQLLTYLDVALVNAAELVGTRDVKAAGAYYMRIHDPVLKAEEASLAEVLKAYKYKGIFAEDSELYPLLDNTLDIKERSTIYPILSNKDGILTKESNSTAFYQAEELELLRQHNRNLMKNAAENIVTGEITLNPYKKNNGEKACNFCPFRSLCGFDVMLTQNDYHEIPNLSKSKILEDIKEENGDA
- the lepB gene encoding signal peptidase I → MKNKNYEWLKSALFLIGLVVILVAVRLFIFTPVVVKGDSMDPTLQDGERVIALLNTKVKRFDIVTFPAPDEPDKYYIKRVIGLPGDEISYQNDQLFINGKKVAEPYLAEYKKQLTDGMPLTLSPNQEASFKFEKVPAGKILVLGDNRRISKDTRSIGFIDESTVSGDVKFVFWPLKEIGFINK